One Cryobacterium psychrophilum DNA segment encodes these proteins:
- a CDS encoding argininosuccinate synthase: protein MAERVVLAYSGGLDTSVGIGWLKDATGKEVVALAVDVGQEGEDMDVIRQRALDCGAVESIVIDAKEEFANDYIVPTLKANALYQKRYPLVSAISRPLIAKYLASTAIELGADSVAHGCTGKGNDQVRFEAAVAALAPELTSLAPVRDFALTRDKAIEYAATHDLPIVQSKKSPYSIDQNVWGRAVETGFLEDPWNAPIEDLYTYTQDPSVTRAPTEVVISFDQGVPVAIDGKKVTPLQVIQLMNRLAGDQGVGRIDIVEDRLVGIKSREVYEAPAGMALIAAHEELENMTLERDVARYKRGVESKWAELVYDGLWFSGLKRSLDVFIEDTQKYVSGDIRLKMHAGSAVVTGRSTTTGLYDFNLATYDTGDSFDQSMAKGFIELWSLPSKVAARRDAAAK from the coding sequence ATGGCTGAACGTGTTGTGCTCGCATACTCCGGTGGACTCGATACCTCTGTTGGTATCGGCTGGCTGAAAGACGCCACTGGCAAGGAGGTTGTCGCCCTCGCCGTCGACGTTGGACAAGAGGGCGAAGACATGGACGTCATCCGCCAGCGAGCACTCGACTGTGGTGCCGTGGAGTCGATCGTCATCGACGCGAAGGAAGAATTCGCGAACGACTACATCGTTCCCACGCTCAAGGCCAACGCCCTGTACCAGAAGCGTTACCCCCTCGTCTCGGCCATTAGCCGCCCGCTCATTGCCAAGTATCTCGCCTCCACCGCCATCGAGCTCGGTGCCGACAGCGTGGCGCACGGGTGCACGGGCAAGGGCAACGACCAGGTTCGTTTCGAAGCTGCCGTCGCCGCCCTCGCGCCGGAACTCACCTCGCTCGCGCCGGTGCGTGACTTTGCGCTGACGCGCGACAAGGCAATCGAATACGCGGCAACGCACGACCTGCCCATCGTGCAGTCGAAGAAGAGCCCGTACTCGATCGACCAGAACGTGTGGGGCCGGGCCGTTGAGACCGGATTCCTCGAAGACCCGTGGAACGCACCGATCGAGGACCTCTACACGTACACGCAGGACCCCTCGGTCACGCGCGCACCCACCGAGGTCGTCATTTCCTTCGACCAGGGCGTTCCCGTTGCCATCGACGGCAAGAAGGTCACCCCGCTGCAGGTCATTCAGCTCATGAACCGCCTCGCCGGCGACCAGGGTGTTGGCCGTATCGACATCGTCGAAGACCGCCTCGTGGGCATCAAGAGTCGTGAGGTGTACGAAGCGCCCGCCGGTATGGCCCTCATCGCCGCTCACGAAGAGCTGGAGAACATGACCCTCGAGCGGGACGTTGCCCGCTACAAGCGCGGTGTCGAGAGCAAATGGGCTGAGCTTGTCTATGACGGCCTCTGGTTCTCCGGGCTCAAGCGCAGCCTCGACGTCTTCATCGAGGACACCCAGAAGTACGTGAGCGGAGACATTCGTCTCAAGATGCACGCCGGCTCGGCCGTCGTCACCGGCCGCTCGACCACCACGGGCCTGTACGACTTCAACCTTGCCACGTACGACACTGGTGACTCCTTCGACCAGTCGATGGCCAAGGGATTCATTGAGCTGTGGTCGCTGCCGAGCAAGGTGGCCGCGCGACGCGACGCCGCCGCCAAGTAG
- the argF gene encoding ornithine carbamoyltransferase, whose protein sequence is MTRHFLRDDDLSPAEQAEILDLALELKRGRFALRPLEGPQTVAVIFDKSSTRTRVSFAVGIADLGGSPLIISTANSQLGGKETASDTARVLERQVAAIVWRTYGQAGLEEMAFGTTVPVINALSDDFHPCQLLADLLTIREHRGDLAGQTLVFLGDGACNMGQSYLLAGATAGMHVRIASPAGYTPTDAVVADATAIAGRTGGSVTLFEDPLEAVVGVDVVITDTWVSMGKEEEKSTRLSDLGHYRVDAAMMALAKPGAHFLHCLPADRGYEVTADVIDGPQSIIWDEAENRLHAQKALLVWLLAQNTASH, encoded by the coding sequence GTGACCCGCCATTTCCTGCGCGACGATGACCTCTCCCCGGCCGAACAGGCCGAAATTCTCGATCTGGCCCTGGAGCTCAAGCGAGGCCGATTCGCGCTGCGCCCCCTGGAGGGCCCGCAGACCGTCGCCGTGATCTTCGACAAGTCCTCCACGCGCACCCGGGTGTCTTTTGCGGTGGGCATCGCCGACCTCGGCGGCAGCCCGCTCATCATCAGTACCGCGAACAGTCAGCTCGGCGGCAAGGAAACCGCGTCGGACACGGCGCGCGTTCTTGAGCGCCAGGTGGCCGCGATCGTGTGGCGCACCTACGGCCAGGCCGGCCTTGAGGAGATGGCGTTCGGAACGACCGTTCCCGTCATCAATGCGCTCTCCGACGACTTTCACCCGTGCCAGCTGCTCGCCGACCTGCTCACCATTCGTGAGCACCGCGGCGACCTCGCGGGACAGACGCTCGTGTTCCTCGGTGACGGAGCGTGCAACATGGGCCAGTCCTACCTGCTCGCCGGCGCAACCGCCGGCATGCACGTGCGCATCGCCTCCCCGGCCGGCTACACGCCCACCGACGCGGTGGTAGCGGATGCCACGGCCATCGCCGGGCGCACCGGCGGCTCCGTGACGCTCTTCGAGGATCCCCTCGAGGCGGTCGTCGGCGTCGATGTGGTCATCACTGACACCTGGGTGTCGATGGGCAAGGAAGAGGAGAAGTCCACGCGCCTCAGCGACCTCGGTCACTATCGGGTCGATGCGGCCATGATGGCCCTCGCCAAACCGGGCGCACACTTCTTGCACTGCCTGCCGGCCGACCGCGGGTACGAGGTGACCGCCGACGTGATCGACGGACCACAGAGCATCATCTGGGACGAGGCGGAGAACCGCCTGCACGCCCAGAAGGCCCTGCTGGTGTGGCTGCTCGCGCAGAACACCGCGTCGCACTGA
- a CDS encoding acetylornithine transaminase: MSTNDSTWQDRYSASMMGTFAPPLATLVRGSGCYAWDENGTEYLDFLAGIAVNSLGHAHPDLVDAVTRQVGTLAHISNYFASEPQIELAERLQRLTGAGSAGRVYFCNSGTEANEAAFKLARLNVAGGRRMRILALTDSFHGRTMGSLALTGKAAMRVPFEPMPGGVEHIDATLKALEASIDDTVCAVVLEPIKGEAGVIPLPAGFLRRARELCTEHGVLLIIDEIQTGVGRTGAWFAYQHEGVTPDALTLAKGLGGGLPIGALVTFGAASALFQRGQHGSTFGGNPLVTAAANAVLDTIERDDLVSNAARRGEQLREIIAGLHSPLISGVRGQGLLLGVALREPVAPRLAAAALAAGLIVNAANETTIRLAPPLIIGDAELEQFERRFGQALATL; this comes from the coding sequence ATGAGCACGAACGACAGTACCTGGCAGGACCGCTACAGCGCCTCGATGATGGGCACCTTTGCGCCGCCCCTCGCCACGCTTGTTCGCGGTTCCGGCTGCTACGCGTGGGACGAGAATGGCACGGAGTACCTCGACTTTCTTGCCGGAATCGCCGTGAACTCGCTCGGCCACGCTCATCCCGACCTCGTGGATGCTGTCACCCGGCAGGTGGGAACGCTCGCCCACATCTCCAACTACTTTGCGAGCGAACCGCAGATTGAACTTGCCGAACGTCTGCAGCGCCTCACCGGAGCAGGTTCCGCCGGCCGGGTCTACTTCTGTAACTCCGGTACCGAAGCCAACGAGGCAGCGTTTAAACTCGCGCGCCTCAACGTGGCTGGTGGCCGGCGCATGCGCATTCTCGCGCTCACCGACTCCTTCCACGGCCGCACCATGGGCTCCCTCGCGCTCACCGGCAAGGCAGCCATGCGGGTGCCCTTCGAACCCATGCCCGGCGGCGTCGAGCACATCGACGCCACGCTTAAGGCCCTTGAGGCGAGCATCGACGATACCGTGTGCGCCGTCGTGCTTGAGCCCATCAAGGGTGAGGCCGGCGTGATCCCGCTGCCCGCCGGGTTTCTGCGTCGGGCGCGCGAGCTGTGCACCGAGCACGGGGTCCTGCTCATCATCGACGAGATCCAGACCGGGGTCGGTCGCACCGGGGCCTGGTTCGCCTACCAGCACGAGGGCGTCACCCCGGATGCGCTCACCCTGGCCAAGGGGCTGGGCGGAGGACTGCCGATCGGAGCCCTTGTGACGTTCGGCGCGGCATCCGCCCTGTTCCAGCGCGGACAGCACGGCTCGACCTTCGGCGGCAACCCGCTCGTCACGGCCGCCGCGAACGCGGTGCTGGATACCATCGAGCGCGACGACCTCGTGAGCAACGCGGCCCGCCGTGGTGAGCAGCTGCGCGAGATCATCGCCGGGCTGCACTCACCGCTCATTTCCGGCGTGCGCGGCCAGGGGCTGCTGCTCGGCGTCGCGCTGCGCGAGCCGGTCGCACCCAGGCTCGCGGCAGCCGCCCTGGCGGCGGGACTCATCGTGAATGCGGCCAACGAGACCACCATTCGCCTCGCGCCGCCGCTCATTATCGGTGACGCCGAACTGGAGCAGTTCGAGCGACGATTCGGGCAGGCGCTGGCCACGCTCTAG
- the argB gene encoding acetylglutamate kinase, translated as MQNAREGAPVSGANEHDSVPASTTAEAAIKAATLIESLPWLKRFHDQIVVVKFGGNAMVSEELQRAFAEDIVYLRYAGIRPVIVHGGGPQISAMLARLGIESEFRGGYRVTTPEAMDVVRMVLTGQINRDLVSHINQHGPLAAGLSGEDAGLFRGKRRGVVIDGEQLDLGLVGDVVGVDPEAVHAQLAAGRIPVVSSIAPDSEVPGQSLNVNADAAAAALAIALGAAKLVILTDVAGLYSDWPNRESLVSIIAVPELRALLPALESGMIPKMTACLDAVEGGVAKAAIIDGRVPHSILLEIFTGSGIGTEVVPA; from the coding sequence ATGCAGAACGCACGTGAAGGGGCACCGGTCAGCGGTGCGAACGAGCACGACAGCGTGCCGGCGAGCACGACGGCCGAGGCCGCGATCAAGGCCGCGACCCTCATCGAATCGCTGCCCTGGCTCAAACGCTTCCACGACCAGATTGTGGTCGTCAAATTCGGCGGCAACGCCATGGTCAGTGAGGAACTGCAGCGGGCCTTCGCGGAAGATATCGTCTACCTGCGCTATGCCGGCATCCGTCCCGTTATCGTGCACGGAGGCGGACCGCAGATTTCCGCCATGCTCGCCCGCCTCGGCATTGAGAGCGAATTTCGCGGCGGCTACCGGGTCACGACCCCCGAGGCCATGGATGTCGTGCGCATGGTGCTCACGGGCCAGATCAACCGCGACCTCGTGAGCCACATCAACCAGCATGGCCCGCTCGCCGCCGGCCTGTCCGGTGAAGACGCCGGGCTGTTCCGGGGTAAACGCCGCGGAGTCGTCATTGACGGCGAACAGCTCGACCTCGGCCTCGTCGGCGACGTCGTGGGTGTCGACCCGGAGGCCGTGCATGCCCAGCTGGCTGCCGGACGTATTCCCGTGGTCTCCTCGATCGCGCCCGACTCAGAGGTGCCCGGACAGTCCCTCAACGTGAACGCCGACGCGGCGGCGGCGGCTCTCGCCATCGCCCTCGGCGCCGCGAAGCTCGTGATCCTCACCGATGTCGCAGGTCTCTACAGCGACTGGCCGAATCGCGAATCCCTCGTGTCGATCATTGCGGTGCCCGAGCTACGCGCGCTCCTGCCCGCACTCGAATCGGGCATGATCCCCAAGATGACCGCGTGCCTGGACGCGGTCGAAGGCGGTGTGGCCAAGGCCGCGATCATCGACGGTCGAGTGCCGCACTCGATCCTGCTCGAAATTTTCACCGGAAGCGGCATCGGCACGGAGGTAGTCCCCGCATGA